The Episyrphus balteatus chromosome 4, idEpiBalt1.1, whole genome shotgun sequence genome includes a window with the following:
- the LOC129918972 gene encoding serine/arginine repetitive matrix protein 1 isoform X1, translated as MSMSRRRDINPKLRMDRQPAITRITDPSLPAGKRREIDNVMKKARANTNDYWDKKLLEVEEKDPNRWRHTGYKKMYIQGESSSGESDREGNFRYNAGGAGPSGNTGGGGGNGAGSGPSGLNGRVGGPGMYHRQSRSPRSRSRSRLRKSPPLSPQMRRRSPIDHGGRRMSPPPMDRRPRSPEQGRRIMPPRSPPDMVGRGRPGGPRPRSPPEPLNNARRGKSPPRSPMVRRRSPGGMPPARRHSPVAGTSMPPNKRSQILPRSKRPPSPPPRNSCRSRSNSSVSSCSDDSCSVCSPKHHRQYSRSTSLSRSRPPGGPRSPPPKQGPRGPPMSRPPMQYRGVPPSTMPSSSRVRPSTPPQVRGEKYREEKLRRMSRERSRDMLIERPPPESSLQMARAARHSPPEDPRLKNRPPEPMEQVIPKKKKKDSNDKLVRARIKIEGEKRSKKHGSSSESDDSGSDSESSLPTFTATTRLTLSERFGKMAQWSIDRSNMENMRITKDSTGGALKVMIEEGLESPPRRYSYSPAPAGHFPEELATTAPSGMLSWDDVRVRYEYYKNRGYLRDLDLKDYIKWEEWWYKYQEWLKQERYYEFWERQQMHRRRRKKIPIAQRLN; from the exons ATCCAAGTTTGCCAGCTGGAAAACGTCGTGAAATCGATAACGTTATGAAGAAAGCACGAGCCAACACCAACGACTACTGGGATAAGAAGCTACTCGAGGTGGAGGAGAAGGACCCTAATCGCTGGCGACACACTGggtataaaaaaatgtacattcAAGGCGAAAGCAGCTCGGGCGAAAGTGATCGCGAGGGTAATTTTCGTTATAATGCTGGCGGTGCTGGTCCAAGCGGAAATACTGGTGGTGGTGGCGGTAATGGAGCAGGAAGTGGCCCATCGGGATTAAACGGGCGTGTTGGTGGCCCTGGCATGTACCATCGTCAATCGCGTTCGCCTCGCAGTCGTAGTCGATCGCGTTTACGTAAATCACCACCATTGTCGCCGCAAATGCGTCGTCGTTCGCCAATTGATCACGGAGGCCGTCGTATGTCACCGCCGCCAATGGATCGTCGTCCGAGGTCTCCGGAACAGGGAAGGAGAATTATGCCGCCGCGTTCACCTCCCGATATGGTCGGTCGTGGTAGGCCTGGTGGTCCGCGTCCTCGGTCACCTCCGGAGCCGTTGAATAATGCGCGCCGAGGTAAATCTCCGCCGCGTTCGCCTATGGTTCGTCGTCGTTCGCCAGGTGGTATGCCTCCGGCAAGGCGTCACTCTCCGGTGGCTGGCACGTCAATGCCGCCAAATAAACGCAGTCAGATATTGCCGCGGTCAAAGAGACCACCGTCGCCTCCTCCGAGG AATTCATGTCGTTCGCGATCAAATAGCTCGGTAAGCAGTTGCTCGGATGATTCATGTTCGGTTTGTTCACCAAAACACCATCGTCAGTATTCGAG ATCGACTTCGTTATCGCGCTCGCGTCCTCCAGGTGGCCCCCGGTCGCCACCACCAAAACAAGGACCTCGAGGTCCACCGATGTCGCGTCCTCCAATGCAATATAGAGGTGTGCCACCAAGCACAATGCCCTCGTCGTCTCGTGTACGTCCGTCGACTCCTCCTCAGGTTCGCGGAGAAAAGTACAGagaagaaaag CTTCGTCGCATGAGTAGAGAACGTAGTCGTGATATGTTAATTGAAAGACCACCACCAGAAAGCTCTCTACAAATGGCTCGTGCAGCTCGTCATTCGCCGCCGGAAGATCCACGTTTGAAAAATCGGCCACCAGAGCCTATGGAACAAGtgattccaaagaaaaaaaagaaggactCTAACGATAAGTtg GTTCGTGCGCGCATTAAGATTGAAGGTGAAAAACGTAGTAAGAAACACGGCTCATCATCGGAATCAGATGACTCTGGATCGGATAGTGAGAGTTCATTGCCAACATTTACGGCAACAACTCGATTGACATTGTCAGAGAGATTTGGTAAAATGGCTCAATGGAGTATTGATCGTAGCAATATGGAAAATATGCGCATCACAAAAGATTCAACTGGTGGGGCGCTGAAGGTGATGATCGAAGAAGGACTGGAGTCTCCGCCGCGTCGGTATTCGTATTCTCCAGCTCCGGCTGGCCATTTTCCCGAGGAATTGGCCACAACCGCGCCGTCGGGTATGTTATCGTGGGATGATGTACGCGTTCGCTATGAATATTACAAGAATCGTGGATATCTTCGTGATTTAGATTTAAAG GACTATATAAAATGGGAAGAATGGTGGTACAAGTACCAAGAATGGTTGAAACAAGAACGTTACTACGAGTTCTGGGAAAGACAACAAATGCATAGGCGTCGCCGCAAGAAAATTCCCATTGCTCAGCGATTAAATTGA
- the LOC129918972 gene encoding serine/arginine repetitive matrix protein 1 isoform X2, with the protein MKKARANTNDYWDKKLLEVEEKDPNRWRHTGYKKMYIQGESSSGESDREGNFRYNAGGAGPSGNTGGGGGNGAGSGPSGLNGRVGGPGMYHRQSRSPRSRSRSRLRKSPPLSPQMRRRSPIDHGGRRMSPPPMDRRPRSPEQGRRIMPPRSPPDMVGRGRPGGPRPRSPPEPLNNARRGKSPPRSPMVRRRSPGGMPPARRHSPVAGTSMPPNKRSQILPRSKRPPSPPPRNSCRSRSNSSVSSCSDDSCSVCSPKHHRQYSRSTSLSRSRPPGGPRSPPPKQGPRGPPMSRPPMQYRGVPPSTMPSSSRVRPSTPPQVRGEKYREEKLRRMSRERSRDMLIERPPPESSLQMARAARHSPPEDPRLKNRPPEPMEQVIPKKKKKDSNDKLVRARIKIEGEKRSKKHGSSSESDDSGSDSESSLPTFTATTRLTLSERFGKMAQWSIDRSNMENMRITKDSTGGALKVMIEEGLESPPRRYSYSPAPAGHFPEELATTAPSGMLSWDDVRVRYEYYKNRGYLRDLDLKDYIKWEEWWYKYQEWLKQERYYEFWERQQMHRRRRKKIPIAQRLN; encoded by the exons ATGAAGAAAGCACGAGCCAACACCAACGACTACTGGGATAAGAAGCTACTCGAGGTGGAGGAGAAGGACCCTAATCGCTGGCGACACACTGggtataaaaaaatgtacattcAAGGCGAAAGCAGCTCGGGCGAAAGTGATCGCGAGGGTAATTTTCGTTATAATGCTGGCGGTGCTGGTCCAAGCGGAAATACTGGTGGTGGTGGCGGTAATGGAGCAGGAAGTGGCCCATCGGGATTAAACGGGCGTGTTGGTGGCCCTGGCATGTACCATCGTCAATCGCGTTCGCCTCGCAGTCGTAGTCGATCGCGTTTACGTAAATCACCACCATTGTCGCCGCAAATGCGTCGTCGTTCGCCAATTGATCACGGAGGCCGTCGTATGTCACCGCCGCCAATGGATCGTCGTCCGAGGTCTCCGGAACAGGGAAGGAGAATTATGCCGCCGCGTTCACCTCCCGATATGGTCGGTCGTGGTAGGCCTGGTGGTCCGCGTCCTCGGTCACCTCCGGAGCCGTTGAATAATGCGCGCCGAGGTAAATCTCCGCCGCGTTCGCCTATGGTTCGTCGTCGTTCGCCAGGTGGTATGCCTCCGGCAAGGCGTCACTCTCCGGTGGCTGGCACGTCAATGCCGCCAAATAAACGCAGTCAGATATTGCCGCGGTCAAAGAGACCACCGTCGCCTCCTCCGAGG AATTCATGTCGTTCGCGATCAAATAGCTCGGTAAGCAGTTGCTCGGATGATTCATGTTCGGTTTGTTCACCAAAACACCATCGTCAGTATTCGAG ATCGACTTCGTTATCGCGCTCGCGTCCTCCAGGTGGCCCCCGGTCGCCACCACCAAAACAAGGACCTCGAGGTCCACCGATGTCGCGTCCTCCAATGCAATATAGAGGTGTGCCACCAAGCACAATGCCCTCGTCGTCTCGTGTACGTCCGTCGACTCCTCCTCAGGTTCGCGGAGAAAAGTACAGagaagaaaag CTTCGTCGCATGAGTAGAGAACGTAGTCGTGATATGTTAATTGAAAGACCACCACCAGAAAGCTCTCTACAAATGGCTCGTGCAGCTCGTCATTCGCCGCCGGAAGATCCACGTTTGAAAAATCGGCCACCAGAGCCTATGGAACAAGtgattccaaagaaaaaaaagaaggactCTAACGATAAGTtg GTTCGTGCGCGCATTAAGATTGAAGGTGAAAAACGTAGTAAGAAACACGGCTCATCATCGGAATCAGATGACTCTGGATCGGATAGTGAGAGTTCATTGCCAACATTTACGGCAACAACTCGATTGACATTGTCAGAGAGATTTGGTAAAATGGCTCAATGGAGTATTGATCGTAGCAATATGGAAAATATGCGCATCACAAAAGATTCAACTGGTGGGGCGCTGAAGGTGATGATCGAAGAAGGACTGGAGTCTCCGCCGCGTCGGTATTCGTATTCTCCAGCTCCGGCTGGCCATTTTCCCGAGGAATTGGCCACAACCGCGCCGTCGGGTATGTTATCGTGGGATGATGTACGCGTTCGCTATGAATATTACAAGAATCGTGGATATCTTCGTGATTTAGATTTAAAG GACTATATAAAATGGGAAGAATGGTGGTACAAGTACCAAGAATGGTTGAAACAAGAACGTTACTACGAGTTCTGGGAAAGACAACAAATGCATAGGCGTCGCCGCAAGAAAATTCCCATTGCTCAGCGATTAAATTGA